In one Arachis duranensis cultivar V14167 chromosome 9, aradu.V14167.gnm2.J7QH, whole genome shotgun sequence genomic region, the following are encoded:
- the LOC107465269 gene encoding uncharacterized protein LOC107465269: MELPKPTPTKDVLEPSNPTSSSNNNAEESFTSVFDDAYDSNCSTPYVSAPSSPLHFAITAASSSYQANHSSSSSSVPMGYEFEFSAHFGSSGPTGPGSMSSADELFLNGQIRPMKLSCHLERPQVLAPLLDLDEEEENEENSDEVAEAKLVVVRGRDLRLRDKSLRRRTRSMSPLRSNAHMEWAEIEEDNGPSEPEKSPRRNQNNNENINQDSNGSLETESNNMEGSGSGSGLEATPSVSGSGLGSGSSSRSSSAGRSSKRWVFLKDFLRSKSEGRSNNKFWSTITFSPTKEKKPNLSNNGNNSSSSETQRSWAKRVTGKPTNGVVGKRRVPPSPHELHYKANRAQAEELRKKTFLPYRQGLLGCLGFSSKGYGAMNGFARALNPVSSR; the protein is encoded by the coding sequence ATGGAACTCCCCAAACCAACCCCAACCAAAGATGTTCTAGAACCTTCCAACCCAACAAGCAGCAGCAACAATAACGCTGAAGAATCCTTCACTTCCGTCTTCGACGACGCCTACGACAGCAACTGCTCAACCCCATACGTCAGCGCACCCTCCAGCCCGTTACACTTCGCGATAACCGCCGCTTCCTCCTCCTACCAAGCAAACCACTCCTCCTCCTCGTCTTCGGTTCCAATGGGCTACGAGTTCGAGTTCTCCGCCCATTTCGGGTCCTCCGGTCCAACCGGGCCCGGTTCGATGAGCTCGGCAGACGAGCTCTTCCTGAACGGCCAGATCCGGCCTATGAAACTCTCCTGCCACCTGGAACGCCCTCAGGTCCTCGCTCCCTTGCTGGATCTggacgaagaagaagagaacGAAGAAAATAGCGATGAAGTTGCAGAAGCTAAACTTGTTGTTGTTCGAGGAAGGGATCTGAGGCTTCGCGATAAGTCCCTTCGGAGAAGGACCAGATCCATGTCACCTCTTAGAAGCAACGCGCACATGGAGTGGGCCGAGATCGAGGAGGATAACGGCCCATCAGAGCCCGAGAAGAGCCCAAGGAGAAACCagaacaacaatgaaaatattaaccAAGATAGTAACGGTTCGTTAGAAACAGAGAGCAACAACATGGAGGGTTCCGGTTCGGGTTCTGGTTTGGAGGCGACACCTTCGGTTTCAGGGTCGGGTTTAGGTTCGGGATCGTCTTCAAGATCGTCGTCTGCGGGAAGGAGCTCGAAGCGGTGGGTTTTCCTGAAGGACTTTCTGAGGAGCAAGAGTGAGGGAAGGAGTAACAATAAGTTCTGGTCTACCATAACATTCTCTCctacaaaggaaaagaaaccgAACCTCTCCAACAACGGTAATAATAGTAGTAGTAGCGAGACGCAGAGGTCTTGGGCCAAGAGAGTGACTGGGAAGCCCACGAACGGCGTCGTTGGGAAGAGGCGGGTGCCGCCTTCGCCGCACGAGTTGCACTATAAAGCCAACAGAGCCCAGGCTGAAGAGTTGAGGAAAAAGACCTTTTTGCCCTACCGCCAGGGCCTTCTTGGGTGCTTGGGTTTTAGTTCTAAGGGGTATGGAGCCATGAATGGCTTCGCTAGAGCCTTAAACCCTGTTTCCTCCCGGTAA